A genomic window from Chloroflexota bacterium includes:
- a CDS encoding VOC family protein: MIKQFYGVNIAVKDLEAAVKKYGAFLGVPPVYTKPTDFAFPGLTGATFKIAGVSINLIASSNPETSVYKFVETRGEGVFLLSLQTDNLEKDMKDFTEKGVKFVSPTALTYTGGKVNFGHPKSLHGVQIEFIQPDK; the protein is encoded by the coding sequence ATGATCAAACAGTTCTACGGCGTAAACATAGCAGTGAAAGACCTTGAGGCAGCAGTGAAGAAGTATGGCGCATTCTTGGGAGTACCGCCGGTATATACCAAGCCGACAGACTTTGCCTTCCCCGGATTGACTGGCGCTACCTTCAAGATTGCTGGTGTCAGCATCAACCTCATTGCCTCCAGTAACCCGGAGACCTCGGTCTATAAGTTCGTCGAAACCAGAGGGGAAGGGGTATTCCTCCTTTCTTTGCAGACAGACAACCTCGAGAAAGACATGAAGGACTTCACCGAGAAGGGCGTCAAATTTGTGAGCCCCACCGCACTCACCTATACCGGCGGGAAGGTCAATTTCGGACACCCGAAGTCGCTCCACGGCGTACAGATTGAGTTTATCCAGCCCGATAAGTAA